A region from the Enterobacter roggenkampii genome encodes:
- the folA gene encoding type 3 dihydrofolate reductase, with amino-acid sequence MISLIAALAVDRVIGMENAMPWNLPADLAWFKRTTLNKPVVMGRLTWESIGRPLPGRKNIVISSQPGTDDRVEWVKSVDEAIAACGNAEEIMVIGGGRVYEQFLPKAQKLYLTHIDAEVEGDTHFPDYDPDEWESVFSEFHDADAQNSHSYCFEILERR; translated from the coding sequence ATGATCAGTCTGATTGCAGCGCTGGCGGTGGACCGCGTTATCGGTATGGAAAATGCCATGCCGTGGAACCTGCCTGCCGATCTCGCATGGTTTAAACGTACTACGTTAAACAAGCCGGTAGTGATGGGCCGCCTGACCTGGGAGTCGATTGGTCGTCCATTGCCGGGTCGTAAAAATATCGTTATCAGCAGCCAGCCGGGCACTGACGATCGCGTCGAATGGGTAAAATCAGTCGACGAGGCGATTGCTGCATGCGGCAATGCCGAAGAGATCATGGTGATTGGCGGCGGGCGCGTGTACGAGCAGTTCCTGCCAAAAGCGCAGAAGCTGTATCTGACCCACATTGATGCGGAAGTGGAAGGGGATACCCATTTCCCTGACTACGATCCGGACGAGTGGGAATCGGTGTTCAGTGAATTCCACGACGCGGATGCACAGAACTCCCACAGCTACTGCTTCGAGATTCTGGAACGTCGTTAA
- the apaH gene encoding bis(5'-nucleosyl)-tetraphosphatase (symmetrical) ApaH codes for MSTYLIGDVHGCYDELIALLKQVDFTPGQDTLWLTGDLVARGPGSLEVLRFVKSLGDSVRMVLGNHDLHLLAVFAGISRNKPKDRLTPLLDAPDADDLINWLRRQPLLQVDEEKKLVMAHAGITPQWDLETAKTCARDVEAVLASDSYPFFLDAMYGDMPNHWSEGLSGLARLRFITNAFTRMRFCFPNGQLDMYSKETPESAPAPLKPWFAIPGPVTSKYNVVFGHWAALEGKGTPEGIYGLDTGCCWGGELTCLRWEDKTYFVQPSNRQLDLGEDEAVAS; via the coding sequence ATGTCTACATATCTGATTGGCGACGTTCACGGTTGCTACGATGAACTGATCGCATTATTAAAACAGGTCGACTTTACGCCAGGACAGGACACACTCTGGCTGACGGGCGATTTAGTCGCGCGTGGCCCCGGCTCCCTTGAAGTATTACGTTTCGTCAAATCGCTAGGCGACAGCGTGCGCATGGTGCTGGGCAATCACGATCTGCATCTGCTGGCGGTGTTCGCCGGGATCAGCCGCAACAAGCCTAAAGATCGCCTCACCCCGCTGCTGGATGCGCCGGATGCCGACGATCTGATTAACTGGCTGCGCCGTCAGCCGCTGCTGCAGGTCGACGAAGAGAAAAAGCTGGTCATGGCGCATGCCGGGATCACGCCACAATGGGATCTTGAGACGGCGAAAACCTGTGCGCGCGACGTTGAGGCGGTGCTGGCGAGCGACTCCTATCCTTTCTTCCTCGATGCCATGTACGGCGATATGCCGAACCACTGGAGCGAGGGTCTCAGCGGTCTGGCGCGTCTGCGCTTTATTACCAACGCCTTCACCCGCATGCGTTTCTGCTTCCCGAACGGACAGCTGGACATGTATTCCAAAGAGACGCCGGAGAGCGCGCCCGCTCCGCTAAAACCGTGGTTTGCCATTCCGGGGCCGGTGACAAGTAAGTACAACGTGGTATTTGGTCACTGGGCTGCACTGGAAGGAAAAGGAACACCGGAAGGGATCTACGGTCTGGATACCGGATGCTGCTGGGGCGGAGAGTTAACCTGCTTACGCTGGGAAGATAAAACTTACTTTGTTCAGCCGTCCAACCGACAGCTGGACTTAGGGGAAGACGAGGCGGTTGCCTCCTGA
- the apaG gene encoding Co2+/Mg2+ efflux protein ApaG: MIDSPRVCVHVQSVYVESQSSPDEERFVFAYTVTIRNLGRTSVQLRGRYWLITNGNGREIEVQGEGVVGEQPHIAPGEEYQYTSGAVIETPMGTMQGHYEMVDVDGNDFLVAIPVFRLAVTTLIH; encoded by the coding sequence ATGATTGATTCGCCCCGCGTATGTGTCCATGTACAAAGCGTTTATGTTGAATCACAGTCCTCACCGGATGAAGAACGTTTTGTCTTTGCTTACACCGTGACCATTCGCAATCTGGGGCGGACGTCCGTGCAGCTGCGCGGACGCTACTGGCTTATCACCAACGGCAATGGCCGCGAAATCGAAGTCCAGGGGGAAGGTGTGGTCGGTGAACAGCCTCATATCGCCCCTGGCGAAGAGTACCAGTACACCAGCGGCGCGGTGATTGAAACGCCGATGGGTACCATGCAAGGCCATTATGAAATGGTCGACGTCGATGGCAATGATTTCCTCGTTGCCATTCCTGTGTTCCGTCTCGCCGTAACCACACTCATTCATTAA
- the rsmA gene encoding 16S rRNA (adenine(1518)-N(6)/adenine(1519)-N(6))-dimethyltransferase RsmA → MTNRVHQGHLARKRFGQNFLNDQFVIESIVSAINPQKGQAMVEIGPGLAALTEPVGERLDELTVIELDRDLAARLQTHPFLGPKLTIYQQDAMTMNFGELSEKMGQPLRVFGNLPYNISTPLMFHLFSYTDAIADMHFMLQKEVVNRLVAGPNSKAYGRLSVMAQYYCNVIPVLEVPPSAFTPPPKVDSAVVRLVPHKTKPYPVKDLRVLSRITTEAFNQRRKTIRNSLSNSFTVEVLAELGIDPAMRAENISVEQYCKLANYISENAPPKES, encoded by the coding sequence ATGACTAATCGAGTCCATCAGGGCCACTTAGCCCGTAAACGTTTCGGGCAAAACTTCCTAAACGATCAGTTCGTGATCGAAAGCATTGTCTCGGCTATTAATCCGCAAAAAGGCCAGGCGATGGTCGAAATCGGCCCGGGTCTTGCCGCGCTGACCGAACCGGTAGGCGAGCGCCTCGACGAGCTGACCGTCATCGAACTGGACCGCGATCTGGCCGCACGCCTGCAAACGCACCCGTTCCTCGGGCCGAAGCTGACCATCTATCAGCAGGACGCCATGACCATGAACTTCGGCGAACTGTCAGAAAAAATGGGTCAGCCGCTGCGCGTATTCGGCAACCTGCCGTATAACATCTCCACACCGCTCATGTTCCACCTCTTTAGCTATACTGATGCCATTGCCGACATGCACTTCATGTTGCAAAAAGAGGTGGTTAACCGCCTGGTTGCAGGCCCGAACAGTAAAGCGTATGGTCGTTTAAGCGTGATGGCGCAATATTACTGCAACGTGATCCCGGTACTCGAAGTACCGCCGTCAGCGTTCACACCACCACCGAAAGTGGATTCAGCGGTTGTGCGCCTTGTGCCGCACAAAACGAAACCGTACCCGGTAAAAGATCTGCGTGTACTGAGCCGCATTACCACTGAAGCCTTTAACCAGCGTCGTAAAACGATCCGTAACAGCCTCAGCAATTCCTTCACCGTTGAGGTGCTAGCTGAGCTTGGGATCGACCCGGCAATGCGTGCGGAGAACATCTCCGTAGAGCAATACTGCAAGCTGGCTAATTACATCAGCGAAAATGCGCCGCCGAAGGAGAGTTAA
- the pdxA gene encoding 4-hydroxythreonine-4-phosphate dehydrogenase PdxA produces MKQHRVVITPGEPAGIGPDLVVQLAQRSWPVELVVCADATLLQDRAAMLGLPLTLIPYVEGQQPAPQQAGTLTLLSVPLRTPVIAGQLSTENGHYVVETLARACDGCLKGEFAALITGPVHKGVINEAGIPFTGHTEFFEERSHSPKVVMMLATEEMRVALVTTHLPIKAIPDAITPELLREIIGILHHDLQTKFGISQPHVLVCGLNPHAGEGGHMGTEEIETIIPVLNEMRAKGMNLSGPLPADTLFQPKYLDNADAVLAMYHDQGLPVLKYQGFGRGVNITLGLPFIRTSVDHGTALDLAGQGKADVGSFITALNLAIKMIVNTQ; encoded by the coding sequence ATGAAACAGCATCGTGTTGTTATCACGCCCGGCGAACCCGCCGGGATTGGACCTGACCTCGTTGTCCAGCTTGCCCAGCGCAGCTGGCCAGTAGAACTGGTTGTCTGCGCCGATGCAACACTGTTACAAGACCGGGCAGCGATGCTCGGTCTGCCTTTAACGCTCATCCCTTACGTTGAAGGTCAACAGCCTGCACCGCAGCAAGCCGGTACCCTCACCCTTCTTTCTGTTCCCCTTCGTACGCCGGTCATTGCCGGCCAGCTCAGCACGGAAAACGGCCACTATGTCGTTGAAACCCTTGCGCGCGCCTGCGACGGTTGCCTGAAGGGCGAATTTGCCGCCCTGATTACCGGCCCCGTCCACAAAGGCGTCATCAACGAAGCGGGTATACCGTTTACCGGGCATACGGAGTTCTTTGAAGAGCGCTCGCACAGCCCGAAAGTGGTGATGATGCTGGCGACGGAAGAAATGCGCGTTGCGCTGGTGACCACCCATCTGCCGATCAAAGCGATTCCGGATGCGATCACGCCTGAACTCCTGCGCGAGATCATCGGGATTTTGCATCACGATCTGCAGACAAAATTTGGGATCTCGCAGCCGCATGTGCTGGTCTGCGGCCTGAATCCGCACGCCGGCGAAGGCGGGCACATGGGTACCGAAGAGATCGAGACCATCATTCCGGTACTCAACGAAATGCGGGCGAAGGGGATGAATCTCAGCGGTCCGCTGCCTGCTGATACCCTTTTCCAGCCGAAATACCTGGATAATGCCGACGCCGTGCTCGCGATGTACCACGATCAGGGCCTGCCCGTGCTAAAATACCAGGGCTTTGGCCGCGGCGTGAATATCACCCTCGGTTTACCCTTTATTCGAACGTCCGTTGACCACGGTACTGCGCTGGATCTGGCAGGCCAGGGGAAGGCGGATGTCGGCAGTTTTATTACGGCGCTTAATCTCGCCATCAAAATGATTGTTAATACTCAATGA
- the surA gene encoding peptidylprolyl isomerase SurA, which produces MKNWKTLLLGVAMVANTSFAAPQVVDKVAAVVNNGVVLESDVDGLMKSVKLNSGEAGQQLPDDATLRHQILERLIMDQIVLQMGQKMGVKVTDEQLDQAIANIAKQNNMSLDQMRSRLAYDGISYATYRNQIRKEMLISEVRNNEVRRRVTILPQEVDALAKQVGNQNDASTELNLSHILIPLPENPTSDQAAEAESQARSIVEQARNGGDFGKLAITYSADQQALKGGQMGWGRIQELPSLFAQALSTAKKGDIVGPIRSGVGFHILKVNDLRGQSQNISVTEVHARHILLKPSPIMTDDQARAKLEQIAADIKSGKTSFAKAAKEFSQDPGSANQGGDLGWAAADIYDPAFRDALMKLNKGQISAPVHSSFGWHLIELMDTRNVDKTDAAQKDRAYRMLFNRKFSEEAATWMQEQRASAYVKVLSN; this is translated from the coding sequence ATGAAGAACTGGAAAACGCTGCTGCTCGGTGTCGCTATGGTTGCGAATACCAGCTTCGCGGCCCCCCAGGTTGTTGATAAAGTCGCTGCTGTGGTTAACAACGGCGTCGTGCTTGAAAGTGACGTTGACGGTCTGATGAAATCGGTGAAGCTCAATTCGGGCGAAGCGGGTCAGCAGCTTCCGGATGACGCCACGCTGCGCCACCAGATCCTGGAACGCCTGATCATGGATCAGATCGTTCTTCAGATGGGGCAGAAAATGGGTGTGAAGGTCACTGACGAGCAGCTCGATCAGGCGATCGCTAACATCGCAAAGCAGAACAATATGTCTTTAGACCAGATGCGCAGCCGTCTGGCCTATGACGGCATCAGCTACGCTACCTATCGTAACCAGATCCGTAAAGAGATGCTGATTTCGGAAGTGCGTAACAACGAAGTGCGTCGCCGAGTCACTATCCTGCCTCAGGAAGTGGACGCGCTGGCAAAACAGGTGGGTAACCAGAACGATGCAAGCACAGAGCTGAACCTGAGCCACATTCTGATCCCACTGCCAGAGAACCCTACGTCCGATCAGGCTGCGGAAGCAGAAAGCCAGGCACGTTCAATTGTCGAGCAGGCGCGTAACGGCGGTGACTTTGGCAAGCTGGCCATCACCTACTCCGCAGACCAACAGGCGCTGAAAGGCGGCCAGATGGGCTGGGGACGTATTCAGGAGCTGCCATCCCTCTTTGCTCAGGCACTGAGCACGGCTAAGAAAGGCGATATCGTCGGTCCAATCCGTTCAGGCGTGGGCTTCCACATTCTGAAAGTGAACGATCTGCGCGGCCAGAGCCAAAATATCTCCGTTACCGAAGTTCACGCTCGCCACATTCTGCTGAAGCCGTCACCAATCATGACTGACGATCAGGCGCGTGCGAAGCTGGAACAGATTGCGGCAGATATTAAGAGCGGTAAAACCTCGTTTGCGAAAGCAGCAAAAGAGTTCTCTCAGGATCCTGGCTCTGCTAACCAGGGTGGCGATCTGGGCTGGGCAGCGGCGGATATTTACGATCCTGCCTTCCGTGACGCGTTGATGAAGCTGAACAAAGGCCAGATCAGCGCGCCGGTCCACTCTTCGTTTGGCTGGCATCTGATCGAGCTGATGGACACTCGTAACGTTGATAAAACGGATGCAGCACAGAAAGACAGAGCCTACCGCATGCTGTTTAACCGTAAGTTCTCTGAAGAAGCAGCCACCTGGATGCAGGAACAACGCGCCAGTGCTTACGTGAAAGTGCTGAGCAACTAA